The following coding sequences lie in one Arachis hypogaea cultivar Tifrunner chromosome 4, arahy.Tifrunner.gnm2.J5K5, whole genome shotgun sequence genomic window:
- the LOC112794227 gene encoding pathogenesis-related protein STH-2-like has protein sequence MGVTATFTHEFCSSVAPPRLFKGLITDSSNLLPKLLPQLIKDVTIIQGDGEAGTIEQVNFAQAIPFKYLKHRIDVVDKENLVCKYTMIEGDPLGEKLESIAYEVNFEATSDGGCICKMTSKYNAIGDAEIKEEEVKEGRESSIGICRVVEAYLLKNPQIYA, from the exons atgggtgTCACAGCAACATTCACACATGAGTTTTGTTCCTCTGTTGCTCCGCCACGCCTTTTCAAGGGCTTGATCACAGACTCAAGTAATTTGCTTCCAAAGCTATTACCACAGTTGATTAAAGATGTCACCATTATCCAAGGAGATGGAGAAGCTGGAACCATTGAACAAGTTAACTTTGCACAAG CTATCCCCTTCAAATATCTAAAACACAGGATTGATGTGGTTGATAAGGAAAACCTGGTGTGCAAATACACTATGATTGAAGGGGATCcattgggagaaaagcttgagtcTATAGCTTATGAGGTGAATTTTGAGGCCACTAGTGATGGAGGTTGCATATGTAAAATGACTAGCAAATACAATGCCATAGGTGATGCTGAAATTAAGGAGGAAGAAGTAAAGGAAGGAAGAGAAAGCTCCATTGGAATTTGTAGGGTTGTGGAAGCCTACCTATTGAAGAATCCACAAATTTAtgcttaa
- the LOC112794228 gene encoding uncharacterized protein isoform X1 — protein sequence MYTSMVPAELQILQKPRVTEVHVRMDCQGCVQKIKKALSGINGIYDLYIDYPQQKITIIGWADPEKILKAIKKTRKIATISNIDLPTDVPQPPPQEEAEPTQQPEPEANSEKAPEPAQEEAPPLPEEPLKGEPPTKVTSPRPPENNNECHCQNPPPSTPETRDVGEVHVMHQHHPYNYVNRYDFGHNYVGYSDRFQYQNRNMPMFLGERPQHVHVTHSYNAYRPSPYVTEYEYVRSPLMSG from the exons aTGTACACTTCCATggttccagctgaattgcag ATACTGCAGAAACCTCGAGTAACAGAGGTACATGTTCGAATGGACTGTCAAGGATGCGTGCAGAAGATCAAGAAAGCACTCTCCGGCATCAATG GTATATATGATCTATATATTGATTACCCCCAACAGAAGATAACAATCATAGGTTGGGCAGATCCAGAAAAGATTCTCAAGGCAATCAAGAAGACAAGGAAAATTGCCACCATTTCCAATATAGATCTTCCAACCGATGTGCCGCAACCACCACCACAAGAAGAAGCAGAACCAACACAACAACCAGAACCTGAAGCAAATTCAGAAAAGGCACCTGAACCAGCACAAGAAGAAGCACCACCACTACCAGAGGAACCCCTGAAAGGCGAACCACCAACCAAGGTAACATCACCAAGACCTCCAGAGAATAATAATGAATGTCATTGCCAGAATCCACCACCTAGCACCCCGGAAACTAGAGATGTTGGAGAGGTTCATGTGATGCACCAACATCACCCATATAACTATGTGAACAGATATGATTTTGGCCATAACTATGTAGGATATTCGGATAGATTTCAATACCAGAATAGGAATATGCCAATGTTTCTAGGAGAGCGACCCCAACATGTTCATGTGACACATAGCTACAATGCTTATAGGCCATCACCTTATGTCACTGAATATGAGTATGTTAGGtcaccactgatgagcggataa
- the LOC112796390 gene encoding probable polygalacturonase isoform X1 translates to MLVRNLVRISGLHFPSFYYYLFQVALLLLLAWSNAVIIVDGYGGQCSLNPTLDPRPHSVSILEFGAVGDGKTLNTIPFQNAVFYLKSFADKGGAQLYVPPGKWLTGSFNLTSHLTLFLEKGATIIGSQDPTHWDVVKPLPSYGRGLEVPGGRYQSLINGYQLHDVVITGNNGTINGMGSVWWEWFTLHTLNHSRPHLIELVESDYVVVSNLTILNAPAYAIHPVYCSYVHIQNVSISAPAESPFTVGIVPDSSNNVCIEDCIVAMGHDAISLKSGWDEYGVAYGRPTENVHIRRVTLSAFSGSTLAFGSEMSGGLSNVFVEHSHVLDSDKGVQFRTTRGRGGYMKEIVISDIQMDNVYVAIAATGHCGSHPDDKFDPNALPHLDFITLKGVIGRNITVAGSFAGIEESPFTNICLSNITLSINSISSAWECSNVLGSSDFVNPEPCPELRNPTNSSSSCFYLLSTSGRKASAL, encoded by the exons GAAATCTTGTGAGAATCAGTGGGTTGCATTTTCCATCTTTTTACTATTATCTTTTTCAGGTGGCATTGCTCTTGCTTCTGGCATGGAGCAATGCCGTGATAATTGTTGATGGATATGGTGGACAATGTAGTTTGAATCCAACACTTGATCCTAGACCACACAGTGTCTCAATTCTTGAGTTTGGTGCTGTTGGAGATGGCAAAACACTCAACACAATCCCTTTCCAAAATGCTGTCTTCTATCTCAAGTCATTCGCTGATAAAGGCGGCGCTCAGCTCTATGTGCCGCCCGGAAAATGGCTCACAGGAAGCTTCAACCTCACTAGCCACCTTACCCTTTTTTTGGAAAAAGGTGCTACTATTATTGGATCTCAG GATCCAACTCATTGGGATGTTGTAAAGCCCTTACCTTCTTATGGCCGAGGGCTCGAAGTTCCCGGGGGACGATACCAGAGCTTGATCAATGGATACCAGTTACATGATGTGGTCATAACAG GTAACAATGGAACCATCAACGGCATGGGATCTGTTTGGTGGGAGTGGTTTACCTTGCATACACTGAATCATAGCCGTCCTCATCTGATTGAACTCGTCGAATCTGATTATGTGGTAGTTTCAAATCTCACAATCTTGAATGCCCCGGCATACGCAATACACCCTGTTTATTGCAG CTATGTACATATTCAAAATGTATCAATTTCTGCTCCTGCAGAATCACCTTTTACTGTTGGTATAGTTCCTG ATTCTTCTAATAATGTTTGTATAGAAGATTGCATTGTTGCTATGGGACATGATGCAATTTCTCTTAAAAGTGGTTGGGATGAGTATGGTGTTGCCTATGGTAGACCAACAGAGAATGTACACATTAGAAGGGTGACTTTGAGTGCATTTTCTGGCTCTACTCTTGCATTTGGTAGTGAAATGTCTGGTGGTCTTTCGAATGTTTTCGTGGAACATTCTCATGTTCTCGACTCAGATAAAGGCGTCCAGTTCAGAACAACCAGAGGTAGAGGTGGTTACATGAAAGAAATTGTTATATCTGACATACAAATGGACAATGTCTATGTTGCGATTGCGGCCACAGGTCATTGTGGTTCTCATCCTGATGACAAGTTTGATCCAAACGCTCTTCCACATTTGGATTTTATCACCTTGAAGGGTGTTATTGGCAGAAACATCACTGTTGCCGGAAGCTTTGCTGGAATAGAAGAATCCCCTTTCACCAACATATGCCTTTCCAACATAACCTTGTCTATAAACTCTATTTCAAGTGCCTGGGAATGTTCAAATGTCTTAGGATCTTCGGATTTTGTCAATCCTGAACCTTGTCCAGAACTTCGGAACCCTACAAACTCTTCCTCGTCGTGTTTCTACTTACTGAGTACCAGTGGAAGAAAAGCCTCAGCACTGTGA
- the LOC112794228 gene encoding heavy metal-associated isoprenylated plant protein 21-like isoform X2, with protein MYTSMVPAELQILQKPRVTEVHVRMDCQGCVQKIKKALSGINGIYDLYIDYPQQKITIIGWADPEKILKAIKKTRKIATISNIDLPTDVPQPPPQEEAEPTQQPEPEANSEKAPEPAQEEAPPLPEEPLKGEPPTKVISD; from the exons aTGTACACTTCCATggttccagctgaattgcag ATACTGCAGAAACCTCGAGTAACAGAGGTACATGTTCGAATGGACTGTCAAGGATGCGTGCAGAAGATCAAGAAAGCACTCTCCGGCATCAATG GTATATATGATCTATATATTGATTACCCCCAACAGAAGATAACAATCATAGGTTGGGCAGATCCAGAAAAGATTCTCAAGGCAATCAAGAAGACAAGGAAAATTGCCACCATTTCCAATATAGATCTTCCAACCGATGTGCCGCAACCACCACCACAAGAAGAAGCAGAACCAACACAACAACCAGAACCTGAAGCAAATTCAGAAAAGGCACCTGAACCAGCACAAGAAGAAGCACCACCACTACCAGAGGAACCCCTGAAAGGCGAACCACCAACCAAG gtaatttctgactga
- the LOC112796390 gene encoding probable polygalacturonase isoform X2, giving the protein MLVALLLLLAWSNAVIIVDGYGGQCSLNPTLDPRPHSVSILEFGAVGDGKTLNTIPFQNAVFYLKSFADKGGAQLYVPPGKWLTGSFNLTSHLTLFLEKGATIIGSQDPTHWDVVKPLPSYGRGLEVPGGRYQSLINGYQLHDVVITGNNGTINGMGSVWWEWFTLHTLNHSRPHLIELVESDYVVVSNLTILNAPAYAIHPVYCSYVHIQNVSISAPAESPFTVGIVPDSSNNVCIEDCIVAMGHDAISLKSGWDEYGVAYGRPTENVHIRRVTLSAFSGSTLAFGSEMSGGLSNVFVEHSHVLDSDKGVQFRTTRGRGGYMKEIVISDIQMDNVYVAIAATGHCGSHPDDKFDPNALPHLDFITLKGVIGRNITVAGSFAGIEESPFTNICLSNITLSINSISSAWECSNVLGSSDFVNPEPCPELRNPTNSSSSCFYLLSTSGRKASAL; this is encoded by the exons GTGGCATTGCTCTTGCTTCTGGCATGGAGCAATGCCGTGATAATTGTTGATGGATATGGTGGACAATGTAGTTTGAATCCAACACTTGATCCTAGACCACACAGTGTCTCAATTCTTGAGTTTGGTGCTGTTGGAGATGGCAAAACACTCAACACAATCCCTTTCCAAAATGCTGTCTTCTATCTCAAGTCATTCGCTGATAAAGGCGGCGCTCAGCTCTATGTGCCGCCCGGAAAATGGCTCACAGGAAGCTTCAACCTCACTAGCCACCTTACCCTTTTTTTGGAAAAAGGTGCTACTATTATTGGATCTCAG GATCCAACTCATTGGGATGTTGTAAAGCCCTTACCTTCTTATGGCCGAGGGCTCGAAGTTCCCGGGGGACGATACCAGAGCTTGATCAATGGATACCAGTTACATGATGTGGTCATAACAG GTAACAATGGAACCATCAACGGCATGGGATCTGTTTGGTGGGAGTGGTTTACCTTGCATACACTGAATCATAGCCGTCCTCATCTGATTGAACTCGTCGAATCTGATTATGTGGTAGTTTCAAATCTCACAATCTTGAATGCCCCGGCATACGCAATACACCCTGTTTATTGCAG CTATGTACATATTCAAAATGTATCAATTTCTGCTCCTGCAGAATCACCTTTTACTGTTGGTATAGTTCCTG ATTCTTCTAATAATGTTTGTATAGAAGATTGCATTGTTGCTATGGGACATGATGCAATTTCTCTTAAAAGTGGTTGGGATGAGTATGGTGTTGCCTATGGTAGACCAACAGAGAATGTACACATTAGAAGGGTGACTTTGAGTGCATTTTCTGGCTCTACTCTTGCATTTGGTAGTGAAATGTCTGGTGGTCTTTCGAATGTTTTCGTGGAACATTCTCATGTTCTCGACTCAGATAAAGGCGTCCAGTTCAGAACAACCAGAGGTAGAGGTGGTTACATGAAAGAAATTGTTATATCTGACATACAAATGGACAATGTCTATGTTGCGATTGCGGCCACAGGTCATTGTGGTTCTCATCCTGATGACAAGTTTGATCCAAACGCTCTTCCACATTTGGATTTTATCACCTTGAAGGGTGTTATTGGCAGAAACATCACTGTTGCCGGAAGCTTTGCTGGAATAGAAGAATCCCCTTTCACCAACATATGCCTTTCCAACATAACCTTGTCTATAAACTCTATTTCAAGTGCCTGGGAATGTTCAAATGTCTTAGGATCTTCGGATTTTGTCAATCCTGAACCTTGTCCAGAACTTCGGAACCCTACAAACTCTTCCTCGTCGTGTTTCTACTTACTGAGTACCAGTGGAAGAAAAGCCTCAGCACTGTGA